The window GAGACACGCGCACGGGCCACACTGGACGGGAATGGGGATGACGGTCATGGACCACACCGCACACCACACCAGCACCGCTCACGACCACGCCGCACACCAGGTGAACGGCGGGCATGGCGGAGCGTCCTGGGGAACGGCGGCGAAAGCGACGTTGCACTGCCTGACCGGATGCGCGATCGGCGAGATCCTCGGCATGGTCATCGGCACCGCCCTGCTGTGGGGCAACGTACCCACCATGATCCTTGCGATCACCCTGGCCTTCGCCTTCGGCTACTCCTTCACCCTGTTCGCCCTGCGCAGGGCGGGCCTGGACTTCAAAAGCGCCGTCAAGGTTGCCCTGGCCGCGGACACCGTCTCCATCGCGATCATGGAACTCGTCGACAACGGCATCATCGCCCTCAGCGGCGCGATGGACG of the Streptomyces aurantiacus genome contains:
- a CDS encoding DUF4396 domain-containing protein, whose product is MDHTAHHTSTAHDHAAHQVNGGHGGASWGTAAKATLHCLTGCAIGEILGMVIGTALLWGNVPTMILAITLAFAFGYSFTLFALRRAGLDFKSAVKVALAADTVSIAIMELVDNGIIALSGAMDAHLSDSLFWTALLGGFAVAFVITTPVNKWMIGRGKGHAVVHAYH